The Paenibacillus sp. RC334 nucleotide sequence GTGGTAATCGGGATATCGTTCCAGCATCTCTGCCGACGGCTTCGGTTCGATCATGGCTTCCAGTAGCAGACCCGCTCCAGTAATAGCCTGTACGTAGCTGCCCAGCGTGCGGTGGAAGTACAGAAGCTTTTCCTCCTGATCATAAGGCATATCTTGCTCCAATACGCCTTCACTGAAATAACGGTTTACTTTCCAGTACAGCTTTTTCCCTGCCTCATCCTTTACCCATCCACTCTCTGGTGTCTGAAAGCACGGATGCAATATAGAGAAAATAAAGCTGCCCCCTGGCACCAGCAGCCGCCGCATTTCCGCAATCGCCTGCTCATAATCCTCCAGGTCCTGTATGACCATGTTTGAAACGATTAGATCAAAGCTCTGATCCCCGAACATCTCCAGCTTCTCCAGATTACCGTGATGATACGTAATCCCCAAATCTGACGGTGTCCGCTTTCTTGCAAGCTCCAGCATTTCCGGCGAATAATCGACACCTTCCACCAGCGCACCCGCCCTGACCATTTTACGGCTCAGATAACCTTCACCACACCCGGCATCCAGCACTTTTTTACCCGCGAGGGTGCCCATGCATTCTTGTAATGCAGGATTCAACAGCACTTCGCGAGAGCGATCCCCTTCTTCAGTGTATCTGGCGGTAAAATTCTCAGCATGCATATTCCAGCGCCGAATGGCCTCTTCCGTGTCCCACTTGTTCATATTCATCTCCTTCTTCCTCCTGTATTTACTATTCAATGCTGCTCTGATTTCTGCGTAGGGCCATAGATTTTACACTCATTCTTACATTTTGGCAACAATAACGTTTACAATCATAAAATAACTAATTATCACATGATTTTCCCACTAATTATATAGGTATTCTATAATGGAATAGTATGGTAGTATCTCAATGGAAAGCGCTTTCAAAAATAACTTTGTAAAGGGGCCTGCCTGTATGTTCAAACGAAGACCCGTTTCATTGCTGTCGTTGACGCTTGCCATTACCCTCTTATTATCCACGTTCGCGTCCGTTGCCGCCGCTGCCGAATCTGACGGACAAGCATCGCAAACTGCCGCCACAAGCAGTATGCAATCATATGTCGAAGCCATGCAGCCCGGATGGAATTTAGGAAATTCTCTGGATGCTGTCGGGGCAGATGAGACTGCCTGGGGCAATCCACGCATTACTCAGGCACTGATCAAGCAAATTGCTGCCCAAGGATACAAAAGCATTCGTATTCCCGTCACCTGGGATAAACACATAGGAGCAGCACCGAATTATACCGTTGACGCTGCCTACATGAACCGTGTAGAAGAAGTCGTCCGCTGGGCACTGGATGCCAATCTGTACGTCATGCTCAATGTCCATCATGATTCGTGGTTATGGGTAAGCAGT carries:
- a CDS encoding class I SAM-dependent methyltransferase — its product is MNKWDTEEAIRRWNMHAENFTARYTEEGDRSREVLLNPALQECMGTLAGKKVLDAGCGEGYLSRKMVRAGALVEGVDYSPEMLELARKRTPSDLGITYHHGNLEKLEMFGDQSFDLIVSNMVIQDLEDYEQAIAEMRRLLVPGGSFIFSILHPCFQTPESGWVKDEAGKKLYWKVNRYFSEGVLEQDMPYDQEEKLLYFHRTLGSYVQAITGAGLLLEAMIEPKPSAEMLERYPDYHEDLNVSHFLIFKTKRQG